From Oncorhynchus tshawytscha isolate Ot180627B linkage group LG11, Otsh_v2.0, whole genome shotgun sequence, the proteins below share one genomic window:
- the LOC112261605 gene encoding E2F-associated phosphoprotein isoform X1, which translates to MNRQVEYDSYEIEEPSDEERAEDSSEDELDVLLNGTPDQKRKLIREYLTGESESSSGDEFEKEMEAELSTTIKTMECKWAPPTAPAGEALGNNDNAATPGLPQPELYDNVYFDSDSDEEETAPSSSSGQRRRKQRSIPTNDELLYDPDEDDRDQAWVDAKRRRYNEKRRLQSSRNRRGQSQGLPSSDAVLNCPACMTTLCLDCQRHDKYRTQYRAMFVMNCTVNKEEILRYKTLNEKNLRSRKRRKGRQPEPTASTTMEATDSGAVLGMGGEEIYHPVQCTECSTEVAVLDKDEVYHFFNILASHC; encoded by the exons ATGAACAGACAAGTAGAGTATGATTCATATGAGATAGAGGAGCCAAGTGATGAAGAAAGAGCTGAGGACAG CTCTGAGGATGAGCTGGATGTGCTCTTGAACGGGACCCCGGATCAGAAGAGGAAGCTCATCCGAGAATACTTGACTGGGGAGAGTGAGTCCTCCAGTGGGGATGAGtttgagaaagagatggaggcagagcTCAGCACCACCATCAAGACTATGGAGTGCAAATGGGCGCCACCTACAGCACCAGCAG GAGAGGCTTTGGGTAACAATGACAATGCTGCAACGCCTGGGTTACCACAGCCAGAGCTTTATGACAATGTTTATTTTGACTCTGATTCCGACGAGGAGGAAACTGCTCCAA GCAGTTCCTCGGGTCAGAGACGCAGGAAACAGCGATCCATCCCCACCAACGATGAACTGCTGTACGACCCAGATGAGGATGACCGGGATCAGGCATGGGTGGACGCCAAGAGGAGGAG GTACAACGAAAAGAGAAGATTGCAATCTTCACGAAACAGAAGAGGGCAGTCCCAGGGGCTTCCAAGCAGCGATGCTGTCCTTAACTGCCCAGCATGCATGACCACGCTGTGCCTCGACTGTCAAAG GCATGACAAATACAGGACCCAATACAGAGCCATGTTTGTCATGAATTGTACAGTAAACAAAGAGGAGATTTTACGGTATAAAACGCTCAATGAGAAAAATCTGAGGagcagaaagaggaggaaagggCGTCAACCAGAGCCAACAGCATCAACCACAATGGAAGCCACAGATTCAGGAGCAGTGTTGGGGATGGGCGGAgaggagatctaccatcctgttcAGTGTACGGAGTGCTCCACTGAGGTGGCAGTGCTCGATAAGGACGAGGTCTACCACTTTTTTAACATCCTCGCCAGCCACTGCTGA
- the LOC112261604 gene encoding sorting nexin-6-like — protein MMQEGLDDGPDFLSEEDRGPRAVNVDLQTDATLQVDISDALSERDKVKFTVHTKSTLPNFKQNEFSVVRQHEEFIWLHDSFVENEEYAGYIIPPAPPRPDFDASREKLQKLGEGEGSMTKEEFTKMKQELEAEYLAIFKKTVAMHEVFLCRVAAHPVLRKDMNFHVFLEYNQDLSVRGKNKREKMEDFFKNVVKSADGVLVAGVKDVDDFFEHEKTFLLEYHNRVKDASSKSDRMIRSHKNAADDINRIASTLYTLGTQDSTDVCKFFLKVSELFEKTRKIEARVAADEDLKLADLLKYYLRESQAAKDLLYRRGRALVDYENANKALDKARAKNKDVLQAETSQQVCCQKFEKISESAKQELIDFKTRRVAAFRKNLVELAELELKHAKGNLQLLQSCVGVLKGDT, from the exons ATGATG CAAGAAGGGCTGGACGATGGTCCCGATTTCCTCTccgaggaggacagagga CCTAGGGCAGTCAATGTTGACCTCCAAACTGATGCAACACTTCAAGTGGACATTTCTGATGCGTTGAGTGAGCGGGACAAGGTTAAGTTTACTGTCCATACTAAG AGCACTCTTCCTAACTTCAAGCAGAATGAGTTTTCAGTGGTGAGGCAGCATGAGGAGTTCATCTGGCTCCATGACTCTTTTGTGGAGAATGAGGAGTATGCAGGCTACATT ATTCCCCCTGCCCCACCAAGACCTGACTTCGATGCCTCTAGAGAGAAGTTACAGAAACTGGGGGAAGGTGAAGGTTCCATGACCAAGGAAGAGTTCACCAAAATGAAACAGGAACTTGAAGC CGAATACTTGGCTATCTTCAAGAAGACCGTGGCGATGCATGAAGTGTTTCTTTGCCGTGTGGCTGCCCATCCTGTCTTAAGGAAAGACATGAACTTCCATGTCTTTTTAGAGTACAACCAAGAC CTGAGTGTCCGAGGCAAAAACAAGAGGGAGAAGATGGAAGATTTCTTCAAGAATGTGGTGAAGTCAGCAGACGGCGTGTTAGTGGCAGGGGTGAAG GATGTAGATGATTTCTTTGAGCATGAGAAGACATTCCTTTTAGAGTACCATAATCGTGTCAAAGATGCCTCCTCCAAATCTGATAGAATGATCAGGTCTCACAAAA ATGCTGCAGATGATATCAATAGAATCGCCTCCACACTGTACACTTTAGGAACCCAGGACTCCACAGATGTGTGCAA ATTTTTCTTGAAAGTCTCTGAGCTGTTTGAGAAAACACGG AAAATAGAGGCTCGAGTGGCTGCAGATGAGGACCTGAAACTTGCCGACTTACTGAAGTATTATCTCAGGGAGTCACAAGCTGCTAAG GATCTATTGTATAGAAGAGGGAGGGCCCTGGTAGATTACGAGAATGCAAACAAAGCTCTGGACAAAGCCAGGGCAAAGAACAAAGATGTGCTTCAGGCAGAGACCAGCCAGCAGGTGTGCTGTCAGAAGTTTGAGAAAATCTCAGAGTCCGCAAAGCAAG AGCTTATAGACTTCAAGACGAGACGAGTAGCAGCCTTCAGAAAGAACTTGGTGGAACTTGCCGAACTGGAACTCAAACATGCTAAG GGTAATTTACAATTATTGCAAAGCTGTGTCGGGGTCCTCAAAGGAGACACTTAG
- the LOC112261605 gene encoding E2F-associated phosphoprotein isoform X2, whose product MVAGDAIYLTSEDELDVLLNGTPDQKRKLIREYLTGESESSSGDEFEKEMEAELSTTIKTMECKWAPPTAPAGEALGNNDNAATPGLPQPELYDNVYFDSDSDEEETAPSSSSGQRRRKQRSIPTNDELLYDPDEDDRDQAWVDAKRRRYNEKRRLQSSRNRRGQSQGLPSSDAVLNCPACMTTLCLDCQRHDKYRTQYRAMFVMNCTVNKEEILRYKTLNEKNLRSRKRRKGRQPEPTASTTMEATDSGAVLGMGGEEIYHPVQCTECSTEVAVLDKDEVYHFFNILASHC is encoded by the exons ATGGTTGCTGGTGATGCTATCTACTTAAC CTCTGAGGATGAGCTGGATGTGCTCTTGAACGGGACCCCGGATCAGAAGAGGAAGCTCATCCGAGAATACTTGACTGGGGAGAGTGAGTCCTCCAGTGGGGATGAGtttgagaaagagatggaggcagagcTCAGCACCACCATCAAGACTATGGAGTGCAAATGGGCGCCACCTACAGCACCAGCAG GAGAGGCTTTGGGTAACAATGACAATGCTGCAACGCCTGGGTTACCACAGCCAGAGCTTTATGACAATGTTTATTTTGACTCTGATTCCGACGAGGAGGAAACTGCTCCAA GCAGTTCCTCGGGTCAGAGACGCAGGAAACAGCGATCCATCCCCACCAACGATGAACTGCTGTACGACCCAGATGAGGATGACCGGGATCAGGCATGGGTGGACGCCAAGAGGAGGAG GTACAACGAAAAGAGAAGATTGCAATCTTCACGAAACAGAAGAGGGCAGTCCCAGGGGCTTCCAAGCAGCGATGCTGTCCTTAACTGCCCAGCATGCATGACCACGCTGTGCCTCGACTGTCAAAG GCATGACAAATACAGGACCCAATACAGAGCCATGTTTGTCATGAATTGTACAGTAAACAAAGAGGAGATTTTACGGTATAAAACGCTCAATGAGAAAAATCTGAGGagcagaaagaggaggaaagggCGTCAACCAGAGCCAACAGCATCAACCACAATGGAAGCCACAGATTCAGGAGCAGTGTTGGGGATGGGCGGAgaggagatctaccatcctgttcAGTGTACGGAGTGCTCCACTGAGGTGGCAGTGCTCGATAAGGACGAGGTCTACCACTTTTTTAACATCCTCGCCAGCCACTGCTGA